Proteins found in one Lycium ferocissimum isolate CSIRO_LF1 chromosome 6, AGI_CSIRO_Lferr_CH_V1, whole genome shotgun sequence genomic segment:
- the LOC132060946 gene encoding CASP-like protein PIMP1 produces MAPPPSTAIPPFVGLIVRILTLICLLISLIVIATNTYTISTDYVDIKVKSTDFYAYRYLISTVVIGIAYTLLQTAFTIFFVSTGNRLGGEGLCLFDFYGDKFISNFLATGAAASFGMMQDYRRLIVNDEGSKFITTANAAASLCLIGFFFSAASSILSSFALPKKA; encoded by the exons ATGGCACCACCACCATCCACCGCTATTCCGCCATTCGTCGGCCTCATCGTGAGGATTCTTACGTTGATTTGCTTGTTGATTTCACTCATTGTGATTGCCACCAACACTTATACTATTAGTACTGATTATGTTGATATCAAAGTCAAGTCTACGGACTTTTATGCTTACAG ATACTTGATTTCTACTGTGGTCATTGGAATAGCATATACTCTTCTCCAAACTGCCTTCACAATTTTCTTTGTGAGCACTGGAAATCGCCTTGGTGGTGAGGGTCTTTGTCTATTTGACTTCTATGGAGACA AGTTTATTTCCAACTTCCTTGCTACTGGAGCAGCTGCAAGTTTTGGGATGATGCAAGATTATAGGAGACTTATAGTCAATGATGAAGGCAGTAAATTTATCACCACTGCAAATGCTGCTGCCAGCCTTTGCCTTATAGGATTCTTTTTTTCTGCTGCTTCATCAATTTTATCATCCTTTGCTCTTCCAAAAAAAGCttga